In Bacillus sp. Cs-700, one genomic interval encodes:
- the menC gene encoding o-succinylbenzoate synthase: MIIESVTLHHIKMNLKTPFGNSLETVSERDLIIVEVNDAEGNSGLGEGVAFTTPWYTEETLQTSWHMLRDIMIPLVKKRFIAHPSEVNGMLSGIRRNPMAKYAVEGAIWDLYAKKEGISLSKALGGTLKKIKAGVAVGASDQETMLEEISDRILEGYERIKVKIKPSQDISILKAIRERYPNLSLMADANSAYTLQDIDQLKALDGFNLLMIEQPLAADDIVDHAKLQRELKTPICLDESIASFDDARRALDLNSCQVINIKPGRVGGLTASKMIHDLCDERGVPVWCGGMLESGIGRAHNIALSSLSNFVIPGDISASTRYWERDIIHPEVTVEEGYINVPEGNGIGYELNRKELSRVTVVKEVY, from the coding sequence ATGATCATCGAGTCGGTAACGCTCCATCATATTAAAATGAACCTTAAAACGCCTTTTGGTAATAGTCTTGAAACGGTGTCTGAACGAGATTTGATAATCGTAGAGGTCAACGATGCTGAGGGTAATAGTGGTTTGGGAGAAGGGGTGGCATTTACAACCCCGTGGTACACTGAAGAAACGCTCCAAACGTCCTGGCATATGTTAAGAGATATCATGATCCCCCTAGTAAAAAAACGTTTCATTGCACACCCGTCTGAGGTTAATGGCATGTTGTCAGGTATTAGAAGAAACCCAATGGCAAAGTATGCGGTTGAAGGGGCGATATGGGATTTATACGCCAAAAAAGAAGGCATTAGTTTATCAAAAGCATTAGGCGGAACTTTAAAGAAAATTAAAGCAGGCGTTGCGGTTGGTGCTTCTGATCAGGAGACGATGTTAGAAGAAATAAGCGACAGAATTTTGGAAGGATATGAGCGGATTAAGGTTAAGATAAAGCCGTCTCAAGATATATCCATTCTAAAAGCAATAAGAGAACGCTATCCAAACCTATCTTTAATGGCAGATGCTAATTCCGCCTATACGCTTCAAGATATCGATCAATTGAAAGCGTTGGATGGCTTTAATCTCTTGATGATTGAACAACCATTAGCGGCAGATGATATCGTTGACCATGCTAAACTTCAAAGGGAATTAAAGACACCGATTTGTTTGGATGAAAGTATTGCTTCTTTCGATGATGCGCGCCGAGCGCTAGATTTAAATAGCTGCCAGGTGATAAATATTAAGCCTGGTCGCGTAGGCGGGTTAACTGCTAGTAAAATGATACATGATTTATGCGATGAGCGCGGTGTCCCTGTCTGGTGCGGTGGTATGCTTGAATCAGGAATCGGAAGGGCGCATAATATAGCTCTTTCTAGCTTATCTAATTTTGTTATCCCAGGAGATATTTCGGCTTCTACACGATATTGGGAGCGGGATATCATTCATCCTGAAGTGACCGTAGAGGAAGGATACATTAACGTGCCAGAAGGTAATGGTATAGGGTACGAGTTAAACCGAAAAGAACTATCACGGGTGACAGTTGTGAAAGAGGTTTATTAA
- a CDS encoding o-succinylbenzoate--CoA ligase, producing the protein MDTMPNWLHKRAFMTPDRVALIEKNNQLTYKQLQERAVEMANALKAKGITKGKHIGFFMENAIESAVCLHALMYIGAIIVPLNHRLTGPELAFQLNDAELSYVITDRSLANKARESLLTIDLFIWEDIRPEAYCLESLQTSIELNQLHTIMYTSGTTGKPKGVMLTYGNHWWSAISSSLNIGLEMHDRWLCAVPLFHMSGLSILLRSVIYGITMVIQKRFDPHAVNQSIQKENITIVSVVSAMLKKMLDDLGDDQYPATLRCMLLGGGPAPYPLLTICEEKQIPVYQTFGMTETASQIVTLSPEYMLDKQGSAGKALFPSEVKISHNHKELSPREHGEILVKGPTVTKGYWKREGATSEAFEDGWLHTGDIGFVDEDGFLFVLDRRKDLILSGGENVYPAEIEAAILEHIDIEDAGVTGVQDPHWGEVPAAFVVSKNPMLTDHQLLDYLSDRLARYKLPKSITFVKALPRNGANKLQRNLLASEAE; encoded by the coding sequence ATGGACACGATGCCAAATTGGTTACACAAACGCGCTTTCATGACGCCTGATCGAGTGGCGCTGATTGAAAAGAATAATCAGTTAACTTATAAGCAATTGCAAGAACGGGCAGTTGAAATGGCGAATGCTCTAAAAGCAAAGGGCATTACGAAAGGAAAGCATATTGGTTTTTTTATGGAGAACGCAATAGAGTCGGCAGTCTGCTTGCATGCGCTCATGTATATCGGGGCTATTATTGTACCGCTGAACCATCGATTGACAGGTCCTGAGTTAGCGTTCCAATTAAATGATGCTGAGCTTTCTTACGTAATAACGGACCGATCTCTTGCGAATAAAGCTCGAGAAAGTTTACTAACTATCGACCTTTTTATTTGGGAGGATATTCGTCCAGAAGCATATTGTTTGGAGAGTCTACAAACCTCAATTGAGTTAAACCAACTTCATACGATCATGTACACTTCTGGTACGACGGGGAAACCAAAAGGCGTGATGTTAACGTACGGAAACCACTGGTGGAGTGCGATTAGCTCGAGCCTTAATATAGGTTTAGAAATGCATGATCGCTGGTTATGTGCCGTACCGCTATTTCATATGAGTGGTCTTTCAATCTTGTTACGCAGTGTTATCTATGGGATTACGATGGTTATACAAAAACGATTCGATCCGCATGCCGTTAATCAATCGATTCAAAAAGAAAACATTACAATTGTATCGGTAGTAAGCGCTATGCTAAAGAAAATGCTTGATGACCTTGGAGACGATCAGTATCCTGCAACGTTGCGCTGCATGCTGCTTGGCGGAGGCCCGGCTCCATATCCACTCCTAACGATTTGTGAAGAAAAGCAAATTCCTGTCTATCAAACATTTGGAATGACGGAAACAGCATCACAAATTGTGACGCTTTCACCTGAGTATATGCTTGATAAACAGGGTTCTGCTGGGAAAGCTCTTTTTCCTTCAGAAGTAAAGATTAGCCATAATCATAAAGAACTTTCACCACGAGAACATGGCGAAATTCTTGTGAAAGGCCCCACGGTGACGAAAGGATATTGGAAACGTGAAGGAGCGACGAGTGAGGCATTTGAAGATGGATGGCTTCATACGGGTGATATCGGATTTGTTGATGAAGATGGTTTTCTCTTTGTATTAGATCGAAGAAAAGACCTGATTCTTTCTGGAGGAGAAAATGTGTATCCGGCAGAAATTGAAGCCGCTATCCTTGAACATATAGATATTGAAGATGCAGGCGTAACAGGTGTCCAAGATCCACATTGGGGAGAAGTACCCGCTGCTTTCGTGGTAAGTAAGAACCCAATGTTAACGGATCATCAGTTACTCGATTATCTATCAGATCGACTGGCTCGGTATAAATTGCCCAAGTCGATTACTTTTGTTAAAGCTCTTCCAAGGAATGGAGCCAATAAACTTCAGCGAAATTTGTTAGCGAGTGAAGCAGAATGA
- the menB gene encoding 1,4-dihydroxy-2-naphthoyl-CoA synthase codes for MIQWKTEREFEDILYETYDGIAKITINRPEVRNAFTPRTVNELITAFSFARDDSNIGVIVLAGAGDKAFCSGGDQSVRGHGGYVGDDEIPRLNVLDLQRLIRVIPKPVIAMVSGYAIGGGHVLHVVCDLTIAADNAIFGQTGPKVGSFDAGYGAGYLARIVGHKKAREIWYLCRQYNAQEALDMGLVNTVVPLEQLEAETVQWAQEMLDKSPTALRFLKASLNADTDGLAGLQQMGGDATLLYYTTEEAKEGRDSFKEKRKPDFKQFPRFP; via the coding sequence ATGATTCAATGGAAGACTGAACGTGAATTTGAAGATATTCTTTATGAAACGTATGATGGGATTGCTAAGATTACCATTAACCGTCCAGAGGTGCGCAATGCATTTACACCGAGAACGGTTAATGAATTAATTACCGCTTTTTCATTTGCAAGAGATGATTCTAATATTGGAGTTATTGTTCTTGCAGGTGCTGGAGACAAAGCATTTTGTTCTGGCGGAGATCAAAGTGTTCGAGGGCATGGTGGATACGTCGGCGACGATGAAATTCCTCGTCTCAACGTATTAGATCTTCAACGTCTTATTCGCGTCATCCCTAAACCGGTTATTGCAATGGTATCTGGTTATGCGATTGGCGGAGGACATGTTCTACACGTTGTATGTGACCTTACAATTGCTGCTGACAATGCAATCTTTGGACAAACTGGTCCTAAAGTAGGGAGTTTTGATGCTGGGTACGGCGCTGGATACCTTGCTCGTATCGTAGGGCATAAGAAAGCTCGTGAGATCTGGTACCTTTGCCGCCAATATAATGCTCAAGAAGCCCTTGATATGGGTCTTGTTAACACGGTTGTCCCTCTTGAGCAGCTTGAAGCTGAAACCGTTCAGTGGGCGCAGGAAATGCTTGATAAGTCACCAACTGCTTTACGTTTCCTTAAAGCTTCTCTTAATGCTGACACAGATGGTCTTGCAGGACTTCAACAAATGGGTGGAGATGCAACGCTTCTTTATTACACAACCGAAGAAGCGAAAGAAGGACGCGATTCGTTCAAAGAGAAACGCAAACCTGACTTTAAACAGTTCCCACGTTTTCCATAA
- the menH gene encoding 2-succinyl-6-hydroxy-2,4-cyclohexadiene-1-carboxylate synthase — protein MIYTIEGQPFYVKIEGEGEPLLLLHGFTGSSASWTPLMKKLSNFYKVIAIDLIGHGASGKPDDPALYTMEAMGSFLKKLLQILRIDSIHLLGYSMGGRFALSFTVQYPDCVKTLILESSSPGLITKEERDERIQNDHRLARRIEQEGMASFVDFWESVPLFSTQKKLPLRKKEEIRKQRLSNTERGLANSLIGMGTGAQRSYWGMLDDLSIPVLLLVGEHDQKFVSIGKKMEKLLPQADFVQINDAGHTIHVEQPEIFVKMVVAFLKKHADSNL, from the coding sequence ATGATTTACACAATTGAAGGACAACCGTTTTACGTTAAAATAGAAGGTGAGGGGGAACCTCTTCTTTTATTGCACGGCTTTACAGGGTCAAGCGCAAGTTGGACGCCGTTGATGAAAAAACTATCAAATTTCTATAAGGTAATCGCCATCGATTTAATCGGGCATGGCGCAAGTGGTAAACCAGATGATCCCGCGCTCTATACGATGGAAGCAATGGGAAGTTTTTTAAAAAAGCTCTTACAGATTCTTCGAATTGATAGCATCCATTTACTTGGTTATTCAATGGGTGGTCGCTTTGCCTTATCGTTTACTGTACAATATCCTGATTGTGTTAAAACACTCATCCTCGAGAGTAGTTCACCAGGACTTATCACAAAAGAGGAAAGAGATGAACGAATACAAAATGATCATCGCCTTGCTAGACGGATTGAACAGGAAGGCATGGCATCTTTTGTAGATTTTTGGGAAAGCGTTCCTTTGTTCTCTACTCAGAAAAAGCTTCCTTTACGCAAGAAAGAGGAAATAAGAAAACAGCGTTTGAGCAATACTGAAAGAGGACTAGCTAACAGTCTTATTGGAATGGGGACAGGGGCACAGCGTTCCTATTGGGGAATGCTGGATGATTTGTCAATTCCAGTTCTTCTTTTAGTAGGTGAGCATGATCAAAAGTTCGTTTCTATTGGAAAGAAGATGGAAAAATTACTCCCTCAAGCTGATTTTGTGCAAATAAATGACGCAGGGCATACAATTCATGTAGAACAACCTGAAATCTTTGTTAAAATGGTAGTAGCTTTTCTAAAAAAGCATGCAGATTCTAATCTGTAA
- the menD gene encoding 2-succinyl-5-enolpyruvyl-6-hydroxy-3-cyclohexene-1-carboxylic-acid synthase, translating into MTDQEILSSYVGSFVDELVRSGVNHAVVSPGSRSTPLAMMMAEHPLMKVWMHIDERSAGFFALGMAKSHHEPVALLCSSGTAGANYYPAVIEAAQSNVPLIVLTADRPHELRDNGAPQAIDQIKLYGDYAKWFMEMALPSSSLTRYIRTAASRAVAVSSSIPAGPVHLNFPFRDPLTPDLSYSGLFSDGREDHEPWVQSTDYARVLDDKAVKRYVEKLANKKGIIVVGPQENEELAEPLYALAEALGYPVLADSLSMCRHVNSPNLIEGYDAFLRGEVDSSLYPDVIIRFGAMPVSKAYTLFVNKAESPLHLVIDENGWRDPTLSSSDMPNVSPVEFVKSLLPASQQLEHCENKWLEAWKEVNEVTLNLLREDLEVEGLFEGYVFRELGQLMDKDDLLFVGNSMPIRDLENFFLPEGARPTIMGNRGANGIDGIISTALGASTDYSSGVLVIGDLSFYHDMNGLLLAKLYEINLTIVVVNNDGGGIFSFLPQRQEEKHFEQLFGTPLGLDYEHAAALYGGSFDRIENWEEFSLAFEKSKKHKGLSIIEVPTNRDENLMLHRRLFSKISHETAKALKS; encoded by the coding sequence ATGACTGATCAAGAAATATTATCAAGCTACGTTGGTTCGTTTGTAGATGAACTTGTGCGATCAGGCGTAAACCATGCTGTGGTTAGTCCAGGATCGCGGTCTACCCCACTTGCTATGATGATGGCAGAACACCCTTTAATGAAAGTCTGGATGCATATCGATGAGCGATCTGCTGGTTTTTTTGCGCTTGGCATGGCCAAGTCACATCATGAACCGGTCGCACTCCTTTGTTCATCAGGCACAGCGGGAGCGAATTACTATCCTGCAGTCATCGAAGCTGCTCAATCCAATGTACCGTTGATTGTATTAACGGCCGATCGTCCTCATGAGCTTCGTGACAATGGCGCGCCACAGGCGATTGACCAAATTAAGCTATATGGAGACTATGCAAAGTGGTTTATGGAAATGGCGCTTCCATCCTCCTCCCTGACGCGATACATCAGGACAGCCGCTTCAAGAGCCGTTGCTGTTTCTTCGAGTATACCAGCTGGACCTGTTCATCTTAATTTTCCGTTTAGAGATCCTTTAACACCCGATCTTTCATATTCAGGTCTTTTTTCTGATGGCAGAGAGGATCACGAGCCTTGGGTACAATCTACTGATTATGCACGCGTTTTAGACGATAAAGCAGTAAAGCGTTATGTCGAAAAGTTGGCTAATAAGAAGGGGATTATCGTTGTAGGTCCACAGGAAAATGAAGAATTAGCCGAGCCATTGTATGCTCTTGCGGAAGCACTAGGATATCCTGTTCTTGCTGATTCTCTGTCCATGTGTCGACATGTGAATTCTCCTAATTTAATTGAAGGATATGATGCTTTTTTAAGAGGTGAAGTTGATTCCTCCCTTTATCCTGATGTGATTATTCGTTTTGGGGCAATGCCCGTATCAAAAGCTTATACGCTTTTTGTTAATAAAGCGGAAAGTCCTCTCCATCTCGTAATAGATGAGAATGGATGGAGAGACCCAACTCTTTCAAGCTCTGACATGCCAAATGTTTCACCAGTAGAGTTTGTGAAGAGCCTTCTCCCTGCTTCACAACAGCTTGAACATTGTGAGAACAAGTGGCTAGAAGCGTGGAAAGAGGTAAACGAGGTCACTCTTAACCTGCTTCGTGAGGATTTGGAAGTAGAAGGACTCTTTGAAGGATATGTGTTTAGAGAATTGGGTCAATTAATGGATAAGGACGATCTTTTGTTTGTAGGCAATAGTATGCCGATACGCGATTTGGAAAACTTCTTTTTACCTGAAGGAGCTCGACCGACCATAATGGGAAATCGCGGGGCGAACGGTATTGATGGGATTATTTCAACTGCTCTTGGTGCTAGTACTGATTATTCTTCCGGTGTTTTGGTTATCGGTGATCTCTCTTTTTATCATGATATGAACGGCCTCCTTCTAGCAAAGTTATATGAAATCAATTTAACCATTGTTGTTGTGAACAATGATGGAGGGGGGATTTTCTCCTTTTTACCGCAGCGTCAGGAAGAGAAACATTTCGAGCAACTGTTTGGAACACCGCTTGGACTAGATTACGAGCATGCCGCAGCGCTTTACGGGGGAAGTTTTGATCGCATAGAGAATTGGGAAGAGTTTAGCTTAGCTTTTGAGAAAAGCAAGAAGCATAAAGGACTAAGCATTATTGAAGTCCCGACCAATCGTGATGAAAATCTTATGCTCCATCGGAGGTTATTCTCAAAGATTTCACACGAAACAGCGAAGGCTCTAAAATCATGA
- a CDS encoding isochorismate synthase, producing the protein MSTLQHQELFSLLHQGVSKAEKRGTSVLVSQVLSVAAVDPLSFYAAGSSTYKNDRTFWSDPENDTTIVGLGRMNQFQANSDRFRTIEEEWQRFLEDAIIEGAPSRPGVGPVLLGGFSFDPSAPESGEWSSFPEGGMVLPEIMLTSALDQAWLTINAVVNVEDDPEKLSEALLKQHANLLNKITTVYSSDVEAFSIKEINPDQWKETVRSAAENIREGQLDKVVLAREIKLKSSQPFSSTRTLSNLKEQQSDSYVFAFEYGGECFLGASPERLVKREGQQVYSTCLAGSIQRGVSEEEDEAFGQELLYDQKNRIEHDLVVQMIRTAMEKECEFVQVPSTPEILKTPHIQHLFTPVVARASKRTSLLRMVERLHPTPALGGYPQVEAVNEIKRIENLDRGWYAGPVGWVDFQGNGEFAVAIRSGLLNGDQATLYAGCGIVGDSDPDSEYEETKMKFKPMLTALGGKKYD; encoded by the coding sequence GTGTCTACATTACAACATCAAGAATTATTTAGCCTGCTTCATCAAGGTGTTAGTAAGGCAGAAAAGCGGGGAACGTCTGTACTTGTTAGTCAGGTGCTATCAGTAGCTGCTGTCGATCCTCTCTCCTTTTATGCAGCAGGTTCGTCTACTTATAAAAATGATCGAACATTTTGGTCTGACCCAGAGAATGATACGACGATTGTAGGGCTTGGACGGATGAACCAATTTCAGGCCAATTCCGATCGGTTTCGTACAATAGAAGAAGAGTGGCAGCGTTTCCTTGAAGATGCCATTATAGAGGGGGCGCCATCTCGTCCAGGTGTTGGACCTGTGTTGCTCGGTGGCTTTTCTTTTGACCCTTCTGCGCCAGAAAGCGGTGAATGGAGTTCATTTCCTGAAGGCGGTATGGTACTTCCGGAAATCATGTTAACTTCCGCTCTTGATCAGGCATGGTTAACAATTAATGCTGTCGTGAATGTAGAAGATGATCCAGAGAAACTTTCCGAAGCACTTCTAAAGCAACATGCCAACCTCTTAAATAAAATAACGACTGTATATTCATCGGATGTTGAAGCTTTTTCTATAAAAGAAATTAACCCTGATCAATGGAAAGAAACAGTCAGAAGTGCAGCCGAAAATATACGAGAAGGACAACTGGATAAAGTTGTTCTTGCTAGAGAAATCAAGCTCAAATCTAGTCAACCTTTCTCTTCTACACGAACGCTATCAAATCTAAAAGAACAGCAGAGCGATAGCTACGTATTTGCGTTCGAATACGGGGGGGAATGTTTTCTTGGTGCCTCACCTGAACGGTTGGTGAAAAGGGAAGGGCAACAGGTTTATTCAACGTGTCTTGCTGGCTCGATTCAGCGAGGGGTATCGGAAGAAGAAGATGAAGCTTTTGGACAAGAACTGCTTTATGATCAAAAAAATCGAATCGAACACGATTTAGTTGTTCAGATGATTCGAACCGCTATGGAAAAAGAGTGTGAATTTGTTCAGGTACCCTCTACGCCTGAAATTCTAAAAACGCCGCATATTCAACATTTGTTTACACCTGTTGTAGCGAGAGCTAGCAAAAGAACAAGTCTTTTACGGATGGTTGAGCGGTTACACCCTACCCCAGCCCTTGGTGGGTATCCTCAAGTAGAGGCGGTTAATGAGATCAAGCGAATCGAAAATTTGGATCGCGGCTGGTATGCTGGACCTGTTGGCTGGGTTGATTTCCAGGGGAATGGTGAATTTGCGGTTGCGATTCGCTCAGGTCTATTAAATGGCGATCAAGCAACGCTCTATGCAGGGTGCGGGATTGTAGGAGATTCAGATCCCGATAGTGAATACGAAGAAACCAAAATGAAGTTTAAACCGATGTTAACGGCGCTTGGGGGTAAAAAATATGACTGA
- a CDS encoding 1,4-dihydroxy-2-naphthoate polyprenyltransferase, protein MNTSNDKLNKVTPSKPTWQVWWRLLRPHTLTASFVPVFLGTMLALQSHTLHFGLFMAMMIASILIQSATNMFNEYYDFKRGLDHAGSVGIGGAIVRDGVSARTVLNLAFIFFGIAILLGVYICILTTWWIAVIGSICMAAGYFYTGGPHPIAYTPFGEIAAGVFMGLILVLLSFFIQTGVITFESILVSIPISILVGGILMANNIRDLEGDKEKGRKTLAILLGHDKAVALLEWMFIVSYLWVVALIITIDLSLWLLLIILSIPKAFKAIRLFEGKTQAAQMMPAMQATAQMHTQFGLLMAIGLLLAYFI, encoded by the coding sequence ATGAACACCAGCAACGATAAGCTGAATAAAGTGACGCCTTCAAAACCAACATGGCAGGTGTGGTGGCGACTATTAAGACCCCACACATTAACAGCTTCCTTCGTCCCGGTTTTTCTGGGCACAATGCTTGCCCTTCAAAGTCATACATTACATTTTGGATTGTTTATGGCGATGATGATCGCTTCTATCCTTATTCAATCAGCAACAAATATGTTTAATGAATACTATGATTTCAAAAGGGGTCTTGATCACGCAGGTAGCGTAGGAATTGGTGGCGCCATCGTAAGAGATGGAGTTAGTGCAAGAACAGTATTGAATCTTGCTTTTATTTTCTTTGGAATTGCCATTCTGTTAGGCGTTTACATCTGTATCCTGACGACATGGTGGATTGCGGTCATTGGTTCAATCTGTATGGCTGCAGGGTATTTCTATACTGGCGGCCCACACCCAATTGCCTATACACCATTTGGCGAAATTGCCGCTGGCGTCTTTATGGGACTCATTCTTGTCTTACTTTCTTTTTTCATTCAAACGGGAGTTATTACATTTGAAAGCATTCTTGTTTCGATCCCGATTTCCATTCTAGTTGGCGGTATCCTTATGGCGAACAATATCCGCGACCTAGAAGGCGACAAAGAAAAAGGACGAAAAACACTCGCAATACTTCTTGGACACGATAAAGCTGTGGCCCTTTTAGAGTGGATGTTTATCGTTTCTTACCTTTGGGTGGTCGCACTCATCATTACAATTGATTTATCACTTTGGTTGCTGTTAATTATTCTAAGCATCCCTAAAGCATTCAAAGCCATTCGCTTATTTGAAGGGAAAACGCAGGCTGCTCAAATGATGCCCGCTATGCAAGCAACGGCTCAAATGCATACTCAATTTGGACTGCTCATGGCCATTGGTTTATTGCTCGCTTATTTTATTTAA
- a CDS encoding hotdog fold thioesterase: protein MEFANTMLEALGIKAITLTPEKVVLEMPVGPSTHQPLGFLHGGASVALAESAASIGGTLNLNSENEATFGMEINANHLRSKKDGVVRAIAEPIHIGRRTMVWEINIVDEQEELICISRCTLAVKRY from the coding sequence ATGGAATTCGCAAATACAATGCTAGAGGCACTCGGAATCAAAGCTATTACATTAACACCTGAAAAAGTCGTTCTTGAAATGCCAGTTGGACCGAGCACTCATCAGCCACTCGGCTTTCTTCACGGAGGTGCATCCGTTGCACTTGCTGAATCAGCCGCAAGCATAGGTGGCACACTTAATCTTAACTCAGAAAACGAAGCCACATTTGGAATGGAGATCAACGCTAATCATCTACGTAGCAAAAAAGACGGCGTTGTCCGAGCCATCGCTGAGCCCATCCACATCGGACGTAGAACAATGGTCTGGGAAATCAACATCGTCGACGAACAAGAAGAACTAATCTGCATATCGCGCTGCACCCTAGCCGTTAAAAGGTATTAA
- a CDS encoding thermonuclease family protein — translation MTHKLVPYLFILLFLSACSFSTSNNEIPENTIPATVDRVVDGDTLKVTLEEREETIRLLLVDTPETKHPSKPVQPFGPEASDFAKDRLEGEKVGIEIDVSERDKYGRLLAYVWIGDQMFNEMLLEEGLARVAYIYQPNVKYVDQFQEIQRQAQEEGKGIWSIEDYVQEEGFDEESETNDSPIEEKFASEECQIKGNINSKGEKIYHVPEGSYYEMTKAEEMFCTKNEAEKAGFRPSSR, via the coding sequence ATGACACATAAACTAGTGCCTTACCTTTTTATCTTACTCTTTTTATCTGCCTGTTCTTTCAGCACTTCCAATAACGAAATTCCTGAAAACACAATTCCAGCAACAGTGGATCGGGTCGTAGATGGTGACACTCTAAAAGTAACACTTGAAGAGCGAGAAGAAACAATCAGACTTCTCCTTGTCGATACACCTGAAACGAAGCATCCTAGTAAACCTGTCCAACCATTTGGACCTGAAGCGTCAGATTTTGCGAAGGACCGGCTTGAAGGAGAGAAGGTTGGAATCGAGATCGATGTTTCAGAACGTGATAAGTACGGCAGACTTCTTGCATACGTCTGGATCGGTGATCAAATGTTCAACGAAATGCTTCTTGAAGAAGGACTCGCGAGGGTCGCATACATATATCAGCCTAATGTAAAATATGTTGATCAATTTCAAGAAATACAGCGACAAGCTCAAGAAGAAGGGAAAGGGATTTGGAGCATAGAAGACTATGTTCAAGAAGAAGGGTTTGACGAAGAATCGGAAACAAATGATTCTCCTATTGAAGAAAAATTCGCTTCTGAGGAGTGCCAAATAAAAGGAAATATAAATTCAAAAGGCGAAAAAATTTATCATGTTCCTGAAGGATCCTACTACGAAATGACCAAAGCAGAAGAAATGTTTTGTACGAAAAACGAAGCAGAAAAAGCTGGTTTCCGTCCATCTTCCAGGTAA
- a CDS encoding DUF3231 family protein: protein MKTILKSMLGILQSHTDGEPKSPLHVGEVMNCWTAFAIFKEAQVFYRMALNTTEDEQLKKKTQEIFDASVKDQDKLKHFLIKEGVPLPPTSQAKPDSSSETIPMGVKLTDDEIANGISLKLASVNILCATTVSQSIRTDVGLMFLEFQTHILLFAADFKTLMEKRGWLKSPPPYLPPGAPTQKP, encoded by the coding sequence ATGAAAACAATTTTAAAATCAATGCTTGGCATTCTCCAATCTCACACTGATGGTGAGCCTAAATCCCCGTTACATGTCGGTGAAGTGATGAACTGTTGGACAGCTTTTGCGATTTTTAAAGAAGCTCAAGTTTTTTATCGAATGGCATTAAATACAACCGAGGATGAACAATTAAAGAAAAAAACACAGGAGATTTTTGATGCGTCTGTTAAAGATCAAGATAAATTAAAACACTTTTTAATAAAAGAAGGTGTTCCACTCCCACCAACATCTCAAGCAAAGCCCGATTCATCCTCAGAAACGATTCCAATGGGGGTAAAGCTAACGGATGATGAAATTGCTAACGGGATTTCATTGAAGCTCGCTTCAGTGAATATTCTCTGTGCAACGACCGTTTCTCAGTCCATTCGAACCGATGTCGGGTTAATGTTTCTTGAGTTTCAAACCCACATCCTTCTATTTGCTGCGGATTTTAAAACGTTAATGGAAAAGAGAGGATGGCTGAAATCTCCGCCACCTTATCTTCCACCTGGCGCTCCAACTCAAAAGCCGTAG